In Thermotoga sp. Ku-13t, one genomic interval encodes:
- the rocD gene encoding ornithine--oxo-acid transaminase: MRSQDYIDLEYAYGAHNYKPIPVVIDRAERVWVWDVEGKRYLDMLSSYSALNHGHRHPRIIKALEQQLQKVTLTSRAFHNSVLGLFEEKLAKFAGYDKVLPMNTGAEAVESALKVARKWAYYKRGIPMNEGNIIVAEGNFHGRTITIVSFSTEHQYRDGFGPYTPGFKIAPFGDAKAVEALIDERTLGILVEPIQGEGGVRVPPHGYLAELRKIATKHRILLMFDEIQTGLGRTGKMFAWQWEDAKPDVLILGKALGGGVYPVSAVLTSNDVMDVLKPGDHGSTFGGNPLAAAVGIAAIDVLVEEKLDERAKVLGEYFMDQLRKIRSDYVKQIRGKGLLIGVEIKKEFGTARPFCEKLAQLGILCKETHEQVIRFAPPLVIEKDEIDWALERIERVLTEPIQVQTKVAKLA; the protein is encoded by the coding sequence ATGAGGAGCCAGGACTACATCGATCTGGAATACGCGTACGGTGCGCACAACTACAAACCAATCCCTGTTGTCATCGATAGAGCTGAACGGGTTTGGGTTTGGGACGTGGAGGGAAAAAGGTATCTGGACATGCTGTCGTCTTACTCGGCTCTGAACCACGGTCACAGGCATCCAAGAATAATCAAAGCACTGGAACAGCAGCTTCAGAAGGTCACGCTCACGTCGCGCGCCTTTCACAACAGCGTTCTCGGCCTCTTTGAAGAGAAGCTCGCGAAATTTGCAGGTTACGATAAGGTCCTTCCCATGAACACGGGAGCAGAGGCGGTGGAAAGCGCCCTCAAGGTTGCAAGAAAATGGGCATACTACAAACGCGGAATTCCAATGAACGAGGGCAACATCATCGTCGCGGAAGGCAACTTCCACGGTCGAACGATCACCATAGTCTCGTTCTCGACGGAACACCAGTACAGAGACGGGTTCGGACCGTACACACCAGGTTTCAAGATCGCTCCGTTCGGAGATGCGAAAGCCGTCGAAGCTCTCATCGACGAGCGCACGCTTGGCATACTCGTTGAACCGATTCAAGGTGAAGGCGGTGTGCGTGTGCCACCTCATGGATATCTTGCAGAACTTAGAAAGATCGCAACAAAACACAGAATCTTGCTCATGTTCGATGAAATACAGACGGGACTGGGTAGGACTGGAAAGATGTTCGCGTGGCAGTGGGAAGACGCCAAACCAGACGTGCTCATACTCGGAAAGGCTCTCGGAGGAGGAGTTTACCCGGTCTCCGCGGTGCTGACAAGCAACGACGTGATGGACGTGTTGAAACCTGGAGATCACGGTTCAACCTTCGGAGGCAATCCACTGGCGGCCGCAGTGGGTATCGCGGCGATAGACGTTCTCGTTGAAGAGAAACTGGACGAGCGGGCGAAAGTTTTGGGTGAGTACTTCATGGATCAGCTCAGAAAGATCAGGAGTGATTACGTCAAGCAAATCAGAGGAAAAGGCTTGCTGATAGGTGTCGAGATAAAGAAGGAGTTCGGTACGGCGCGACCTTTTTGCGAAAAACTCGCACAGCTGGGAATACTGTGCAAGGAGACTCACGAACAGGTCATAAGATTCGCCCCACCACTGGTCATAGAAAAAGACGAAATCGACTGGGCACTCGAGAGGATCGAAAGAGTGCTGACAGAACCCATCCAGGTGCAAACGAAGGTTGCAAAGCTGGCCTGA
- a CDS encoding response regulator transcription factor — translation MAKKKILVVDDDPSIIELVSYNLAREGYDVLKAYDGEEALKVATNENVDMFIVDIMLPQMDGFELVRQLRSMEKYKNAPVIFLSAKGEEFDKVLGLELGADDYVTKPFSVREMIARVKAIFRRIQLSAQEREERPKKIVAKGLEIDVERYEVRVNGQKVALTPLEFELLRFLAENEGKVFSRDVLLDKLWGYDYYGDTRTVDVHIRRLRTKIEEDPSNPKYIITVRGKGYKFRDPGKEE, via the coding sequence ATGGCCAAGAAGAAGATTCTGGTTGTCGATGACGATCCTTCGATCATCGAGCTTGTGAGTTACAACCTGGCGCGCGAAGGCTACGATGTGCTCAAAGCTTACGACGGAGAGGAAGCACTCAAGGTCGCCACGAACGAGAACGTGGACATGTTCATCGTGGACATCATGCTCCCGCAGATGGACGGCTTTGAACTCGTCAGGCAGCTCAGATCCATGGAGAAGTACAAGAATGCACCCGTCATATTCCTGAGCGCGAAGGGCGAGGAGTTCGACAAAGTTCTTGGTCTGGAGCTCGGCGCGGATGATTACGTCACAAAACCATTCAGCGTCAGGGAGATGATCGCACGCGTGAAGGCGATTTTCAGAAGGATCCAGCTGAGCGCCCAGGAGCGCGAGGAGAGACCGAAGAAGATCGTGGCAAAGGGTCTGGAAATCGATGTCGAAAGGTATGAAGTCAGGGTCAATGGTCAAAAGGTCGCCCTGACGCCACTCGAGTTTGAGCTTCTGAGGTTCCTTGCCGAGAATGAAGGTAAAGTCTTCAGCAGGGACGTTTTGCTCGACAAGCTCTGGGGTTACGACTACTACGGTGACACACGAACAGTGGACGTACACATCAGAAGGCTGAGAACGAAGATCGAAGAAGATCCGTCCAATCCGAAGTACATAATCACTGTGAGGGGCAAAGGTTACAAGTTCAGAGATCCGGGGAAGGAAGAATAA
- a CDS encoding flavodoxin family protein has protein sequence MKPFIVLLGASERKYGCSSQLLHIAAEGVRDAHGDFEILYLPDYSIKPCIGCVSDEEKLCRYPCLIQDDDFNRIASKLVEANGFVIATPVYWYAPNGILKNFIDRLTSLEAMIDHVGKSLLEGKVAGFIATGSDSGVMMAISYLAITFNSMGVHVVPWSMAYTHTQDPTTDVQAMMDAYNVGLLVTKTARVLMEYEPIGYEPNVDLERLKRKVLEVRQRFTEQRVLRLEKFGLSKGE, from the coding sequence ATGAAACCTTTCATCGTGCTCCTGGGTGCTTCCGAAAGGAAGTATGGTTGTTCGTCCCAGTTGCTTCACATCGCTGCGGAGGGCGTTCGAGATGCCCATGGTGATTTTGAGATCCTTTACCTTCCAGACTACAGCATAAAACCTTGCATAGGCTGCGTCTCAGACGAGGAAAAGCTCTGTAGATATCCGTGTTTGATCCAGGATGACGACTTCAACAGGATCGCTTCTAAACTCGTTGAAGCCAACGGTTTCGTGATAGCCACACCGGTCTACTGGTACGCCCCAAACGGAATTTTGAAAAATTTCATCGACAGGCTCACGAGCCTGGAGGCCATGATCGACCACGTGGGTAAAAGCTTGCTCGAAGGAAAGGTGGCCGGATTCATCGCAACAGGGTCCGACAGCGGCGTCATGATGGCCATATCTTACCTGGCCATCACGTTCAACAGCATGGGCGTTCACGTTGTACCCTGGTCTATGGCTTACACACACACGCAAGATCCAACAACAGACGTTCAGGCGATGATGGATGCGTACAACGTTGGTCTGCTGGTGACGAAAACGGCACGAGTGCTGATGGAGTATGAACCGATAGGATACGAACCCAACGTGGACTTGGAAAGGTTGAAAAGAAAGGTGCTGGAAGTGAGACAGCGTTTCACTGAACAGAGGGTGCTCAGACTCGAGAAGTTCGGGCTCTCGAAAGGAGAGTGA